The sequence AAGTAGCTAAAAGTCTGCTCTACAATGTATCACAAAACAAAAAGTTATCTATCCTATGCATGACAGCAGCAGTTACAAAACCACTAACTGCACTACACCATGCAGTGCATGGGTCATAATTTATAGCCTATGACATAGGTTATGCTCATGCACACTCACAATACCTTTATTATATGCAAGAATGCTTGTATGTGAATGGTATTAATGGTGGTAGGGCCGTTATGAATGGTATAACAGGGTCTCTCAGCATCCATGCCACTCTTGGACTGCTGAACCTGTATACAAAAGTCAGTTTGAGGAATGACAGTATTTCTAGCTAGGATCACAGATAATGTTATAGGATGCAGTGCCTATAACATATAAATAGATctagcctggaatcgaggctataatagATCTAGATTTTAGGTACGTGAAGGTTCTTAATCTTGtgtgcagtgcatgcagtgcGCATGAgcatgacctttgaccccactTGAATATCAAGGGCGTAAAATAATGTTCTGGGTActatcatagattgaagagttacaACCTTTTCATGAAAAAAGCAAAAAAGCTACTCTcatgtgtgtagactagtgtacagagcctatgatgtgtgtacactgactgtagactagtgtagtGTTACTAATGTAGGGGAGACTTTTAATAGCTATCAAAAGCACCTTATAAATTCTTGTGGCTCTGCCTCTTCAGTGATTTGTGGGTTTGTGTGTCTGATATTATGTCTGATTAACCAGACCTAGTACCTATAGCTTTATTGTTTTGTATGAATATCAAGGGCGTAAATGTTGTTACTAATGTAGGGGAGACTTTAATAGCTATCAAAAGCACCTTATAAATTCTTGTGGCTCTGCCTCTTCAGTGATTGTGGGTTTGTGTGTCTGATATTATGTCTGATTAAGACATAATATATACTAGGTCTGGTTAATCAGACAAGATGTGCGAAAGAAGCTGATTTTTCAGCCTATAGTCGGGTGAAAAATCAGCTTGTTTCGCACATCTTTTCTCGTCTTTACTCTAGGACACTTTTGTTGGGAAGAAATTCTAGCTAGATTTAGTGGAATACCCTAAAAAACTTCCTATCTACCGAAGTGAGTTGCAAAGCTTGTAGTGCCTAACTATGCGTGTATGCTGATATTAACAATGAGATTGTGCACAATCATgtatatcaggagtgcataaATATGCACTATTCATCCActcctgcatgtgtatatctagcctcgagaccaggccgattacaattcgaggctagtgtatatctatagctagatctGCTATAGGCAATAATTTATCAAGTTTCAGCTTTATAGACAAAAATTTCATTTACATAAGTTTCCCCATAATTGCTATAtgtatatctacatgtacttacagtgGATTGCATGCAGAGATTGCAtgacagcaaaaccacaattagaTTAATCTACATAATTGGGGCAAAAACTTGATTATGCACTTGAGAAAGAGTATGTATTCAAAATTTAATTCAAGGTTATTGATTTGTAAAGAAAagtcccccaagagggaatcgaacccacgcCTTAATTAATAAGTTATACactaagccaccaccctaaccactaagccataCCTATTGTGTCTCTAGTCATCACATCTCTTAGTCATCACATATACACCTACACATATCTACAGTcatacagtggattgcagacTTGCagtcagtgcacttgcaaaAGAAAATTGCCATGTACGTAAATCATTATCATTCTAGCCTAAGCTTGCTCTCTTTTATACTGATTAGGGCCAAATTGGAatagatatagatctacctaTCTGCATGAAATACATTTCAAGATGCTTACAACGATTTGTAGATTCTGTTTTTGAGGAGAGGAGGGTGGGGGGCAAGCCCATGCCTAGGGAGGTTCAAAGAGAGTCTGCTGAAAAATGGTTATCAGTTCAGTTTGCTTTCTACATGTTACCTTAGgcagtacagtggaaccctctataacggacacctttggggagcaatgttttggccttatACAGAGGTCACCTTTGTTGAGGGGCCGTTTTATACAGACCTGTAATGAAGTGCAAGAAAGAGTACTCTTGCTTGGTGCAAGTTTAGTTTGCGACGTATAAGACAATAATGAATTCATatggtgtacgtgtgtattGCTTACTCCCCTTCATGTACTCCTAGGTCCTGGTGCAAGTTTAGGCTTATCTAtattattgtggttttgcttcttggcaattctctgttgcaagtgcactgcaatccattGTACATGACCGTAGTATATACTCTGAAGCATGTGTATGTGAAGTGAGTCAGTGTCTTAAAAACTAAGGTAAAGACAATCATAGGCAGAGGTAAGtttaatatgcatgcatttgaCTTTCTACATTATGGATGCTTTACCAAATCAAGGGGACCTtttaaccatagatagtagatctacatgtacatatcattGCCATGATTTATATGTTGTAGAGTCTACCCAATTATTCAAGTTGGTTGCATCGTATAGATATCGAACTCAACTATTGGACTATTCTACTGTAAACAACACAACAGCTAAACATGGCTTCTCCTGAGTATCAAGCGATAACAGAGTGTCGAGATCTTCTGGTGAGCACCATTAGTCAAGACCCTCAGGGCATAGCCGACATGATGGTGAAAAAGTTTCTCATCTCCGAGAACCTGCGAGACGAGCTTGGTCTGCAGACGCTCACAAAGCGAGCTAAAGCACGTTTGGTTGTTGATGCCATGTCCGATTTAGTGAAGCAGAACAGTGGGCATTTTGATATACTTGTCAGTATATTCACAAGTGTTGGGTTGTGGACTGGAGATCTTGTGACTTTGCTCAAAAAAGCAAGGAGGAAGTGTGAGTGAATTTAAAGATTGATTTTTTACTATTCACTTGTTCAGTGGATTTATCCACTAGACTCTATGGTACCTCAATTGTAATCTAATAGCCTCAACTTGGCGTATCTCTTGAAATGTATTTATCTTTTTCCATACATGCACAGGTGAACATGAATCACAAAAAGAGACTGCAATTGAATCAAGTAAGTCAAAGTCATATAGATCTAATTGACCTTTTTATTATTGTGTAGGTAGTGGAGGCTCAGAGTTTCCAGCTCTCACCCTGACTGTGTTGACCCGAGAGCTATTCACGGTCACTGAACCTCATTtgttgggggtggggctgggcATTGAGCAGCACATCCTTGAGACGATCGTCAAGAATAACAAGTTCGGTGAGTTCTGTCTTAACAAGGAACGTAAATGTGCTCAGTTGTAATTTTTCAAGAACCTTGTCACTGTGACAATCTTAGTGTTGGCGTTTTTATTTCATTGTCATTGTACGTAGAATAACCCAACGGCTGAAGTTATCTCATTTTTATTTGGTGCACTGTTCAACTGTCTACATCAGTATCTGTACTACCGTTCCTTTGAGCTCTGTAGCATGTTATATACACGCCCTTCGTGCAGACATTGAGGGTCAGAAGATGGCTCTATTCTCGTACATTGCCAACAACCACAAGAGATTGAATATCACTTGGGACGATATTGCCTCTGTGCTCAGAGATATGCTCAACAAGGGCAACCTCGCTTTGGACATCGAGAAAAAAATAAAAAGCTCTCGCCGAGATAGTGAGTTTGTTATAACGCCATTTTTTTATCAGGCTGGTTGGTTGATGGGAGTATAAAGTGAATTCCTATACCTAGTAAATCTGTTCAATCAAAGCCACCCCAGTTAGTGTAGCTATAAAAGTTCTCTCACATCGTTATATCTGCATGGTATCAAGCACCAGTCCAGGTGTCTATATCATTATGCCTCAGCTACTGCATGCTCCTATTATGTATATTTGCAGCGTTGATTGTGTCCTATTTTCACTCCTTGAAGGTCTTGAAGATTTTCCGTGTTTTGCTTCGCCTGATACCTATGATAAAAGTAAGTGAACCTTATGCCCTCTACATTGCAGTCAAGATCACTAGCTCTTACAATGCTTATACAGTGATGGAAGCTGCTCTAGTTCCTGACCCGGACCAAGCTGACCAACTGCCACCTGCTCCTAATGGTACTTTAATTATGCTCAAATTGTTACCAGTTATAAATTGGAGTGTGCCGGCTCAATGTATTAAGAGCGACCAGCGTGGTGGGTTCaaggttaataattatggaattCGATTATctggaacctcgattatcttTGATTATCTGACATActggcctgcctctggaacaaGGTTTCCAGATAattgaggttctactgtactccaataataattattagcacgccTCTCTTGTGTTTGCTTATTTCATTGTAGAGACTGATGGAAGAGTTGGTGCAGTTCTTCACCCACCACAGAATGAAGAGACTGAAACCTTAGGTATTACTGCATGTAATTACTGTATAATCGAATAATGCAAGCTAGGTGTATGTACGTTCATGTACTATACCGGTAGGTAGGTCAGCTCTTACGGAATATATGTGTTTATATAGGAGCGTCACCAGAGGAGCATCCTAGCAAAAACCAACATGCAAAACGATGTAGCCGAGAAAATTGAAGCATTAGGACTATGTGACCAGTAGATCTATTGAAAACAGAATTGTTGCTTAAAcaagttattataattattattatttagtACTTTTTCACACATcactttgtacatgcatgtattttcCTTAAAAATTATTTGAGAtttatactgtaggcataaatttagctgtagctcaatactaaattctgctccaatagtctggttttcccagagcctgtcacatattagTACTTTTTTACACATCactttgtatatacatgcatgcattttctTTAATGATTATCGTCTTCTAAATACAGTGCCAAAAGAAATATAATTTTCCTGTGATGCATAAATAAAACGAGAAAAATGCAGTTTGGTGGTTATAATTTTATTGGTTATATTGGAGTGGCGCTTAGTGATATAACTTAGAGCATGCTACCGTACCGAGAGGTTCAGCGAATCATGGCAGTGAATGTGTTGAGTTCAAGGAGAGGCTAATGGAGAGTCTGTTGTCAAGAATGCTCTTGGTTTGTAGTCACTAATTCctttatactagatctagctatatgatagtctgcatgcaataatttattatcaaaGAACTTTATACATGAAATTGAACCTGGTAAAGAGCGGTAAGCCAAAATACAGGATACAGGATGTACTGATTTCACATGTCTTGAGCGCTAGGCAGAGGCTTCATGCTTACTAGTACTGTATTTATCAAGTCAAAGGGTGGATTACCTAACCCTGCCAGAAATCCAGCTATCTAGGTAAGTTAAGATTTATAATTTGCATCTGACCACGAATCCTGTCACAGCAGCTAAACATGGCTTCTCCTGAGTATCAAGTAATAACAGAGTATCGAGATCTTCTGGTGAACACCATTAGTCAAGACCCTCAGGGCGTAGCCGACATGCTGATGGTAAAGTTTCTCATCTCCGAGAACCTGCGAGACGAG is a genomic window of Halichondria panicea chromosome 15, odHalPani1.1, whole genome shotgun sequence containing:
- the LOC135349156 gene encoding uncharacterized protein LOC135349156 isoform X1, which gives rise to MASPEYQAITECRDLLVSTISQDPQGIADMMVKKFLISENLRDELGLQTLTKRAKARLVVDAMSDLVKQNSGHFDILVSIFTSVGLWTGDLVTLLKKARRKCEHESQKETAIESSSGGSEFPALTLTVLTRELFTVTEPHLLGVGLGIEQHILETIVKNNKFDIEGQKMALFSYIANNHKRLNITWDDIASVLRDMLNKGNLALDIEKKIKSSRRDSLEDFPCFASPDTYDKMMEAALVPDPDQADQLPPAPNETDGRVGAVLHPPQNEETETLGASPEEHPSKNQHAKRCSREN
- the LOC135349156 gene encoding uncharacterized protein LOC135349156 isoform X2, with the protein product MASPEYQAITECRDLLVSTISQDPQGIADMMVKKFLISENLRDELGLQTLTKRAKARLVVDAMSDLVKQNSGHFDILVSIFTSVGLWTGDLVTLLKKARRKCSGGSEFPALTLTVLTRELFTVTEPHLLGVGLGIEQHILETIVKNNKFDIEGQKMALFSYIANNHKRLNITWDDIASVLRDMLNKGNLALDIEKKIKSSRRDSLEDFPCFASPDTYDKMMEAALVPDPDQADQLPPAPNETDGRVGAVLHPPQNEETETLGASPEEHPSKNQHAKRCSREN
- the LOC135349156 gene encoding uncharacterized protein LOC135349156 isoform X3, encoding MASPEYQAITECRDLLVSTISQDPQGIADMMVKKFLISENLRDELGLQTLTKRAKARLVVDAMSDLVKQNSGHFDILVSIFTSVGLWTGDLVTLLKKARRKCEHESQKETAIESSSGGSEFPALTLTVLTRELFTVTEPHLLGVGLGIEQHILETIVKNNKFDIEGQKMALFSYIANNHKRLNITWDDIASVLRDMLNKGNLALDIEKKIKSSRRDSLEDFPCFASPDTYDKMMEAALVPDPDQADQLPPAPNERPAWWVQG
- the LOC135349156 gene encoding uncharacterized protein LOC135349156 isoform X4; translation: MASPEYQAITECRDLLVSTISQDPQGIADMMVKKFLISENLRDELGLQTLTKRAKARLVVDAMSDLVKQNSGHFDILVSIFTSVGLWTGDLVTLLKKARRKCEHESQKETAIESSSGGSEFPALTLTVLTRELFTVTEPHLLGVGLGIEQHILETIVKNNKFDIEGQKMALFSYIANNHKRLNITWDDIASVLRDMLNKGNLALDIEKKIKSSRRDSLEDFPCFASPDTYDKMMEAALVPDPDQADQLPPAPNGSMY